A single window of Clostridia bacterium DNA harbors:
- a CDS encoding spore maturation protein, giving the protein ATPFGLKAMQELQKLNPSKDEASDAMCTFLAINTSCVTLLPATIIGIRVAAGSINPTEIVGPTIFATSCGMVAALTADIIWRRLRRLRG; this is encoded by the coding sequence GCTACCCCCTTTGGACTCAAGGCAATGCAAGAGCTACAAAAGTTGAATCCATCCAAAGACGAAGCCAGCGATGCGATGTGCACTTTTCTTGCCATCAATACCTCGTGCGTTACTCTCTTGCCGGCAACCATCATAGGCATTCGAGTTGCTGCCGGGAGTATTAATCCCACAGAGATTGTGGGGCCAACCATCTTTGCCACCAGTTGCGGTATGGTTGCTGCCTTAACGGCTGATATCATCTGGCGGCGCCTGCGAAGGCTGAGGGGGTAG
- a CDS encoding spore maturation protein: protein MFFIPAWGLIRQVKVYEAFVQGAQEGFSTAVKIIPFMVGMLVAINIFRASGAMELFSQLIGPVAGRIGMPPEVLPLAMMRPLSGGACLGLAADLINTFGPDSFIGRLASTMQGSTDTTFYVLTVYFGSVGIQRYRHAVWLGLIADITGLLASLFIINYLFH, encoded by the coding sequence ATGTTTTTCATTCCGGCCTGGGGCTTAATCCGCCAAGTTAAAGTGTATGAGGCTTTTGTGCAAGGGGCACAGGAAGGCTTCTCGACTGCCGTGAAGATCATTCCCTTTATGGTAGGAATGTTGGTTGCCATCAATATCTTCCGAGCCTCAGGCGCCATGGAGCTGTTTTCGCAACTGATAGGTCCTGTAGCTGGGCGAATTGGGATGCCCCCAGAAGTACTACCTCTGGCGATGATGCGACCTTTGTCAGGCGGGGCGTGTCTTGGCCTGGCTGCAGATCTAATCAATACTTTTGGTCCGGACTCTTTCATTGGCAGGCTTGCTTCTACCATGCAAGGGAGTACCGATACAACTTTTTATGTTTTAACTGTATACTTTGGATCAGTGGGCATCCAGCGGTACCGACATGCGGTATGGTTAGGGCTCATAGCAGACATAACTGGGCTGCTGGCTTCGCTATTCATCATTAATTACCTGTTCCACTGA
- a CDS encoding rRNA pseudouridine synthase has product MMRLQKAIAQAGVTSRRKAEELILTGKVQVNGQVVTTLGAKVDPRTDIITVSGKRIIVSPKKVYYALNKPVGYITSLKDPQGRATVMDLLPPIATRIFPIGRLDYNSEGLLLLTNDGQLAYYLTHPRFKVKKTYRVLVKGFFGDEDAAKLRAGVELEDGKTAPARVTILKRTPTYSWLEITIHEGRKREIRRMCASVEHPVLKLKRIEFAGILLGKLPVGHYRPLTSLEILKLKNLVRTASGHLPPPPKPSSSF; this is encoded by the coding sequence TTGATGCGGTTACAGAAGGCTATTGCTCAAGCAGGAGTTACTTCCCGCCGAAAGGCTGAAGAACTAATATTGACTGGAAAAGTACAGGTCAATGGCCAAGTTGTTACTACTTTGGGGGCTAAGGTTGACCCGAGGACCGACATAATCACTGTATCAGGGAAAAGGATAATTGTTTCACCTAAGAAGGTATATTACGCCCTCAACAAGCCGGTGGGCTATATCACCAGCCTTAAAGATCCCCAGGGTAGAGCCACGGTTATGGACTTGCTTCCGCCGATTGCGACTAGGATATTTCCAATAGGCCGGCTAGATTATAATAGTGAAGGTTTATTGCTGCTAACCAATGATGGACAGCTTGCTTATTATCTTACCCATCCAAGATTTAAGGTGAAAAAAACCTACAGAGTGTTAGTAAAAGGTTTTTTCGGTGATGAGGATGCAGCCAAATTAAGGGCCGGGGTAGAACTTGAAGATGGCAAAACCGCTCCAGCTCGGGTAACAATTCTTAAGCGTACGCCTACGTACTCTTGGCTAGAAATTACCATCCACGAAGGCCGGAAACGTGAAATACGGCGCATGTGTGCTTCTGTGGAGCATCCAGTTCTCAAGCTGAAACGGATCGAATTTGCAGGCATTTTGCTAGGAAAGCTTCCAGTGGGTCACTATCGTCCACTTACTAGCCTAGAGATCTTAAAGCTCAAAAACCTGGTACGAACCGCATCCGGTCATCTGCCTCCCCCTCCA